A genomic stretch from Halopiger aswanensis includes:
- a CDS encoding HalOD1 output domain-containing protein, which yields MTATRPTHGGTRIDYETETAVVSHDWTGDDSLAETIIETIADLSGSDPADLDRLYDRIDPDSLETIFAPANGSVTRDSGQVSFRLDAYEITVHASGAVVVARST from the coding sequence ATGACAGCAACTCGACCGACGCACGGCGGAACCCGGATCGACTACGAAACGGAGACGGCGGTCGTCTCTCACGACTGGACCGGCGACGACTCGCTCGCCGAAACGATCATCGAGACGATCGCGGATCTCTCGGGGTCGGATCCGGCGGATCTCGACCGACTCTACGACCGCATCGATCCCGACAGCCTCGAGACGATCTTCGCGCCGGCCAACGGCTCCGTCACCCGAGACAGCGGGCAGGTATCCTTCCGGTTGGACGCGTACGAGATCACGGTCCACGCGTCCGGCGCCGTCGTCGTCGCCCGGTCGACGTAG
- a CDS encoding formyltetrahydrofolate deformylase: MTTDLTEITVIGEDDTGLIANVTSLLFERGINIEDLDQAVRDGVFRMYLAVDTSEMVCTEETLRADLHDLGDDLGLDVKVRFPADREHQQIAVLVTKESHCLEALFEAWANDELGADIGVVIGNHDNLQPLAEQYDVPFHDIGDEKGRQNEDELLDLLEEYDADLIVLARYMRILSPNVVFRYEDRIINVHPSLLPAFPGAEAYRQALDEGVRVAGVTAHYVTTDLDQGPIITQRAFDVPDDADIEEMKRRGQPLEADALLEAVRLHLNGDVSVHRGRTSVRENGTQYQLGLPEEVDDVTPDRPVDGIGSAIAEDQ; encoded by the coding sequence ATGACGACTGACCTGACCGAAATCACGGTGATCGGAGAGGACGACACCGGACTGATCGCCAACGTGACGAGCCTCCTGTTCGAGCGCGGAATCAACATCGAGGACCTCGACCAGGCGGTTCGCGACGGCGTCTTCCGGATGTACCTCGCCGTCGACACCTCGGAGATGGTCTGTACCGAGGAGACGCTGCGAGCGGATCTGCACGACCTCGGAGACGACCTCGGCCTCGACGTCAAGGTGCGGTTCCCCGCCGACCGCGAGCACCAGCAGATCGCCGTCCTCGTCACCAAGGAGAGCCACTGCCTCGAGGCGCTGTTCGAGGCGTGGGCCAACGACGAACTCGGCGCCGACATCGGCGTGGTGATCGGCAACCACGACAATCTCCAGCCGCTGGCCGAACAGTACGACGTCCCCTTCCACGACATCGGCGACGAGAAGGGCCGCCAGAACGAGGACGAACTGCTCGACCTCTTAGAGGAGTACGACGCCGACCTCATCGTGCTGGCCCGCTACATGCGGATCCTCAGCCCGAACGTCGTCTTCCGCTACGAAGACCGGATCATCAACGTTCACCCCTCGCTACTGCCGGCGTTCCCCGGCGCCGAGGCCTACCGACAGGCCTTAGACGAGGGCGTCCGCGTCGCCGGCGTCACCGCCCACTACGTGACGACCGACCTCGACCAGGGGCCGATCATCACGCAGCGCGCGTTCGACGTCCCCGACGACGCCGACATCGAGGAGATGAAACGGCGCGGCCAACCCCTCGAGGCCGACGCCCTGCTCGAGGCGGTGCGACTGCACCTGAACGGCGACGTCTCGGTCCACCGCGGCCGGACGTCCGTCCGGGAGAACGGCACGCAGTACCAGCTCGGCCTCCCCGAGGAGGTCGACGACGTGACGCCGGATCGGCCGGTCGACGGTATCGGCAGCGCCATCGCCGAGGATCAGTAG
- a CDS encoding DUF7556 family protein, which produces MAPDARSVEAESADSHEVVAAIDESDDESRLVIADITRDGVWLSMAETDAASLEAWR; this is translated from the coding sequence ATGGCACCCGACGCACGGTCGGTCGAGGCGGAATCGGCCGACAGCCACGAGGTAGTCGCGGCGATCGACGAGAGCGACGACGAGTCGCGTCTCGTTATCGCCGATATCACGCGCGACGGCGTCTGGCTCTCGATGGCCGAGACCGACGCCGCCTCGCTCGAGGCGTGGCGGTAA
- a CDS encoding DUF7576 family protein: MADSTDEDSPECRVCDTAVAQSTDQRVVTTVEDGTAVYHYFCSDDCLETWEADA, from the coding sequence ATGGCTGATTCGACGGACGAGGATTCACCCGAGTGCCGAGTATGTGACACGGCAGTAGCACAGTCGACCGACCAGCGAGTCGTTACGACCGTCGAGGACGGCACCGCCGTCTACCACTACTTCTGTAGCGACGACTGCCTCGAGACGTGGGAGGCCGACGCGTAA
- a CDS encoding DUF2267 domain-containing protein: MQENEFYGLVQQAGHLESMDRTQTATEAVLATLGETLTGGEAEDVAGQLPAELAGIVADADPDGAGYDRDAFVERVGEHLRETDLESDDAAQYADAVTDALAVTLTGGELEDLKSQLDSGLHPLFEGVTIDQEDV; the protein is encoded by the coding sequence ATGCAGGAAAACGAATTCTACGGCCTCGTCCAGCAGGCAGGGCACCTCGAGTCGATGGATCGAACGCAGACGGCGACTGAGGCGGTCCTCGCGACGCTCGGCGAGACGTTGACGGGTGGCGAAGCCGAGGACGTCGCCGGTCAACTCCCCGCCGAACTGGCGGGAATCGTCGCGGACGCCGACCCCGACGGCGCCGGCTACGATCGCGACGCCTTCGTCGAGCGCGTCGGGGAACACCTCCGCGAGACGGATCTCGAGTCCGACGACGCCGCACAGTACGCCGATGCAGTCACCGACGCGCTCGCAGTCACACTCACGGGCGGCGAACTCGAGGACCTGAAATCGCAACTCGACAGCGGCCTTCATCCCCTGTTCGAGGGCGTGACGATCGATCAGGAGGACGTCTAG
- a CDS encoding TIGR03560 family F420-dependent LLM class oxidoreductase encodes MRFGYHNASFYPDDPQPIEATVDRAKRLEDAGFEWFSCMDHLWQLPFVGEREEPFFDCYTVLPAIARETDSMELSALVTSPHYRNPAMLGRILTTLDHVSGGRAVLGIGAGWFEEEYAAYGYDFPDVSTRVSQLAETVELIEAIWTEESPVTYRGDHYEIEDLILEPKPVQEPRPDVLVGGGGEQLTLKAVADLADRWNVPGVSPDEFERKCDVLADHCETFGTDYDAIEKTVFQGAVIRETTEEAHEAYEAFQRETDAGQPTPREEYRGLVGTPGEVSAEIEAFEERGAEMVMLRAERDDPETLEYLLEEIVPDLR; translated from the coding sequence ATGCGCTTTGGCTACCACAACGCGTCGTTCTATCCCGACGACCCGCAGCCGATCGAGGCGACCGTCGACCGGGCGAAACGCCTCGAGGACGCCGGCTTCGAGTGGTTCTCCTGTATGGATCACCTCTGGCAGCTGCCCTTCGTCGGCGAGCGCGAGGAGCCCTTCTTCGACTGCTACACGGTGCTGCCAGCCATCGCCCGCGAGACGGACTCGATGGAACTGAGCGCGCTGGTGACCAGTCCCCACTACCGAAATCCGGCGATGCTCGGGCGCATTCTCACGACGCTGGATCACGTCAGCGGCGGCCGGGCGGTGCTGGGTATCGGCGCCGGCTGGTTCGAGGAGGAGTATGCGGCCTACGGCTACGACTTCCCGGACGTCAGTACGCGCGTCTCGCAACTCGCCGAGACGGTCGAGTTGATCGAGGCCATCTGGACCGAGGAGTCGCCGGTCACCTACCGGGGCGACCACTACGAGATCGAGGACCTGATCCTCGAGCCCAAACCCGTTCAGGAGCCGCGTCCGGACGTGCTCGTCGGCGGGGGCGGCGAGCAACTGACGCTGAAGGCCGTCGCCGACCTCGCGGACCGCTGGAACGTCCCCGGCGTCTCCCCCGACGAGTTCGAGCGCAAGTGCGACGTCCTGGCCGACCACTGCGAGACGTTCGGTACCGACTACGACGCGATCGAGAAGACGGTGTTCCAGGGCGCAGTCATCCGCGAGACGACTGAGGAAGCTCACGAGGCCTACGAGGCGTTCCAGCGCGAAACCGACGCGGGCCAGCCGACCCCGCGCGAGGAGTACCGGGGCCTCGTCGGCACGCCCGGGGAGGTCAGCGCGGAGATCGAAGCCTTCGAAGAACGCGGCGCCGAGATGGTCATGCTCCGCGCCGAACGCGACGACCCCGAGACGCTCGAGTACCTGCTCGAGGAGATCGTGCCGGACCTGCGGTGA
- a CDS encoding acetamidase/formamidase family protein: MAQQEVQQELFVDRYTLGLVGPDQEWAGTVADGGTVETYTPPGCWGPMVTPEFRGGHEVTRPIRVEGAEVGDAVALHIRDVEVTSMATSTGSMAEREGAFGDDPFVDHRCPECGTEWPETVVEGTGEEAIKCAECGANASSFGFEYGYTVAFDDDNTVGITLDEDAAHELAENADEVMDIPENSRQHPILLYEPGEMPGTLGRLRPFIGNIGTTPPITMPDSHNAGDFGQYLIGAEHDYGVDSEDDLEARTDGHMDIPQVRPGATLLCPVKVDGAGVYVGDLHANQGDGELSLHTTDVSGTVRMDVEVVTDLELDGPVLLPPAEDLPFISKPYSDEEREAGHALAAEHGVDLEDDMGPIQVIGSGATVNDATQNAFDRATKLLDMSEGEVRSRCTFTGGVQIGRLPGVVQLDMLAPLDVLEDRGIAGMVRDQYDL; this comes from the coding sequence ATGGCACAGCAAGAAGTCCAACAGGAGCTGTTCGTCGATCGGTACACGCTCGGCCTCGTCGGGCCGGACCAGGAGTGGGCGGGCACCGTCGCGGACGGCGGCACCGTCGAGACGTACACGCCGCCGGGCTGCTGGGGGCCGATGGTGACGCCGGAGTTCCGCGGCGGCCACGAGGTCACGCGACCGATCCGCGTCGAGGGCGCCGAGGTCGGCGACGCCGTCGCCTTGCACATCCGGGACGTCGAGGTGACGAGCATGGCCACGAGCACGGGGTCGATGGCCGAACGGGAGGGCGCGTTCGGCGACGATCCGTTCGTCGACCACCGCTGTCCGGAGTGTGGCACCGAGTGGCCCGAGACGGTCGTCGAGGGCACCGGCGAGGAGGCGATCAAGTGCGCCGAGTGCGGCGCCAACGCTTCCTCCTTCGGCTTCGAGTACGGCTATACCGTCGCCTTCGACGACGATAACACGGTCGGGATCACCCTCGACGAGGACGCCGCCCACGAACTCGCCGAGAACGCCGACGAAGTAATGGACATCCCCGAGAACTCCCGGCAACACCCCATCCTGCTGTACGAGCCCGGCGAGATGCCCGGCACCCTCGGCCGGCTCCGGCCGTTCATCGGGAATATCGGGACGACGCCGCCGATCACGATGCCCGACTCGCACAACGCCGGCGACTTCGGCCAGTACCTCATCGGCGCCGAGCACGACTACGGCGTCGACAGCGAGGACGACCTCGAGGCTCGCACGGACGGCCACATGGACATCCCGCAGGTGCGGCCGGGTGCGACGCTGCTCTGTCCCGTCAAGGTCGACGGGGCCGGCGTCTACGTCGGCGACCTCCACGCCAACCAGGGCGACGGCGAACTCTCCCTGCACACGACCGACGTGAGCGGCACCGTCCGGATGGACGTCGAGGTCGTCACGGATCTCGAGCTGGACGGCCCCGTCCTGCTGCCGCCCGCGGAGGACCTGCCGTTCATCAGCAAGCCCTACAGCGACGAAGAGCGCGAAGCGGGGCACGCGCTTGCAGCCGAACACGGCGTCGACCTCGAGGACGACATGGGGCCGATCCAGGTGATCGGCTCCGGCGCGACGGTCAACGACGCCACGCAGAACGCATTCGACCGCGCGACGAAGCTGCTCGACATGAGCGAGGGCGAGGTCCGCTCGCGGTGTACGTTCACCGGCGGGGTCCAGATCGGCCGCCTCCCGGGCGTCGTCCAACTCGATATGCTCGCGCCGCTCGACGTGCTCGAGGACCGCGGCATCGCCGGCATGGTGCGCGACCAGTACGACCTGTAG
- a CDS encoding MoaD/ThiS family protein produces the protein METEVTVYGPLRSATGAKTITLEWAGGTVADAVAALVDAYPRSGPHLYDGDVIRPSVRVSINGERAALEAPVRENASLTVFPAVQGGDGSR, from the coding sequence ATGGAAACCGAGGTCACCGTCTACGGTCCGCTTCGAAGCGCGACCGGAGCCAAGACGATCACGCTCGAGTGGGCAGGCGGCACGGTCGCCGACGCCGTCGCCGCTCTCGTCGACGCGTACCCGCGTTCGGGACCCCACCTTTACGACGGCGACGTGATACGACCCAGCGTCAGGGTCTCGATCAACGGCGAACGCGCGGCGCTCGAGGCTCCGGTCCGCGAAAACGCCTCGCTAACCGTTTTTCCCGCGGTGCAGGGCGGGGACGGGTCGCGGTAG
- a CDS encoding phosphoribosylaminoimidazolesuccinocarboxamide synthase encodes MTSVKEFRIEEDATADSLGRGSFVFTDDYSVFDWGKMPDQIPEKGASLCTMGAFNFELLESEGVPTHYRGVVEHGAENGENGEVVPLEEASSPPWEMAIDLTQVPDLPNEGREYDYDSYHEAAGENYLIPLEIVFRNRVPVGSSLRRRTDPADHGLDLDSWPDEPVDLDEPIVEFSTKYEEGDRYLDREEADFIAGKADVDALADLALEVNRIVTDQADAAGLDHQDGKIECLYHRGEIRVADVVGTFDENRFSYEGTQLSKEVLRQYHKRTQPEWVQAVEQAKAEAKREDIADWKSLCDVEPEPLADEVVETARDMYCAGANAYTGRELFDAPPLSSAIGAVRRL; translated from the coding sequence GTGACCAGCGTCAAAGAATTCCGCATCGAGGAGGATGCGACGGCCGACTCGCTCGGCCGCGGCTCGTTCGTGTTCACCGACGACTACTCGGTGTTCGACTGGGGCAAGATGCCCGACCAGATTCCCGAAAAGGGCGCCAGCCTCTGTACGATGGGCGCCTTCAACTTCGAACTGCTCGAGTCCGAGGGCGTGCCGACCCACTACCGCGGCGTCGTCGAACACGGCGCCGAGAACGGTGAGAACGGCGAGGTCGTCCCGCTCGAGGAGGCCTCGAGTCCGCCCTGGGAGATGGCGATCGACCTGACGCAGGTGCCGGACCTGCCCAACGAGGGGCGAGAGTACGACTACGACAGCTACCACGAGGCGGCCGGGGAGAACTACCTGATCCCCCTCGAGATCGTCTTCCGAAATCGTGTGCCGGTCGGCTCGAGTCTGCGTCGCCGCACCGACCCCGCCGATCACGGGCTCGACCTGGACTCGTGGCCCGACGAGCCCGTCGACCTCGACGAGCCGATCGTCGAGTTCTCGACGAAGTACGAGGAGGGCGACCGCTACCTCGACCGCGAGGAGGCCGACTTCATCGCGGGGAAAGCCGACGTCGACGCCCTCGCCGACCTGGCGCTCGAGGTCAACCGGATCGTCACCGACCAGGCCGACGCCGCGGGCCTCGACCACCAGGACGGCAAGATCGAGTGTCTCTATCACCGGGGCGAGATCCGCGTTGCGGACGTCGTCGGCACCTTCGACGAGAACCGCTTCAGCTACGAGGGCACCCAGCTCTCGAAGGAGGTGCTGCGCCAGTACCACAAGCGCACCCAGCCCGAGTGGGTGCAGGCGGTCGAGCAGGCGAAGGCCGAAGCCAAGCGGGAGGACATCGCCGACTGGAAGTCGCTGTGTGACGTCGAGCCGGAGCCGCTCGCGGACGAGGTCGTCGAGACCGCCCGCGACATGTACTGCGCCGGCGCGAACGCCTACACCGGCCGAGAGTTGTTCGACGCGCCGCCGCTCTCGAGCGCGATCGGTGCGGTTCGACGGCTATAG
- a CDS encoding methyl-accepting chemotaxis protein, with amino-acid sequence MLDFIERVVPDRIRESYLLKFGVSIAVILVLTSAVALFFYVDITGDVTTNVQEEMELNAVGEANDFADWIDSQEQSARMLSSYGVLTDGSDAEIEATLTEEQESMSSEVYAVHYVDLWTEEITHSSEQGAVGTDIRDLNLTLHVRTEDRVSEFDYRGAMNDDVVYSDVYERDGEQLVAFFGKVAETNGDTAVMIEISASEMADGFADPIDGQYTEVVDTGKGVVEFSGNETAIQTSYREGDESHVVDAIANREHASGIVEYDDTDEVVAYADIGRTDWALVSHAPQSNAYALTSSVARSLGGLIVLSLAGFLVIGATLGRTTARAMDDLATNATALSRGDTDIEIDDDGRLDEVGQVRTAFEGIRQYLGTAAAQADAIARQEFDDPALERDVPGQLGDSLATMRRELESYIDDLEASKADAEASKEEAAQARREAEQLAERLERKAAEFGDVMNDAAEGDFTRRLDEDVDNEALAEIATAFNGMLEDLEATIVDIQELAEDVDRVSADVTGQVEEIERASGEVSESAEEIATATADQSDRFQDVYGEMNDLSATVEEIASTADDVATVSETAADRAEDASEATGEIRTEMNRLENRAEAITDQVAQLDEEMDQIREIVDLIDDIAEQTNLLALNASIEAAGAGEEGDGFAVVANEVKSLAEETGEATQEVDELISSVESSVDETVDEIDRMREQVDEGTAVVDDGIEAIDAIAEQVEEANAGVQSINDATDEQARASERVVTMVDEATEISEETKDETENVAAAAEEQTATISDVSAGTQSLTEMADDLRTSLDAFTVGDETRGVDGAEALENAARDDAGLEADSDDDHALPADGTDEDPRALEAAETDAVPATDETDEVPPADETDVVLEYDERDDSSGE; translated from the coding sequence ATGTTGGATTTCATCGAGCGGGTCGTTCCCGATCGGATTCGGGAAAGCTACCTCTTGAAGTTTGGCGTCAGTATTGCCGTTATTCTGGTCCTGACCAGCGCGGTCGCGCTGTTTTTCTACGTCGATATTACGGGCGACGTCACGACGAACGTCCAGGAGGAGATGGAACTGAACGCCGTCGGGGAGGCGAACGACTTCGCGGACTGGATCGACAGCCAGGAGCAGTCAGCGCGAATGCTCTCCTCGTACGGCGTGTTGACCGACGGCTCCGACGCGGAGATCGAGGCGACGTTAACCGAGGAACAGGAGTCGATGTCATCGGAGGTGTACGCGGTGCACTACGTCGATCTGTGGACCGAGGAGATCACGCACAGTAGCGAGCAAGGGGCGGTCGGCACCGACATCCGGGACCTGAATCTCACGCTCCACGTCAGGACGGAGGACAGGGTCTCTGAGTTCGACTACCGCGGCGCGATGAACGACGACGTCGTCTACTCCGACGTCTACGAGCGCGACGGCGAGCAACTCGTCGCGTTCTTCGGAAAAGTGGCCGAGACGAACGGCGACACCGCGGTGATGATCGAGATCTCCGCCAGCGAGATGGCGGACGGATTCGCCGATCCGATCGACGGCCAGTACACCGAGGTCGTCGACACCGGGAAGGGCGTCGTCGAGTTCAGCGGGAACGAAACCGCGATCCAGACGTCCTATCGCGAGGGGGACGAGAGCCACGTCGTCGACGCCATCGCGAATCGAGAACACGCAAGCGGCATCGTCGAGTACGACGACACGGACGAGGTCGTCGCGTACGCCGACATCGGGAGAACCGACTGGGCGCTCGTCTCCCACGCGCCGCAGTCGAACGCCTACGCGCTCACCAGTTCCGTCGCCAGATCGCTCGGCGGCCTGATCGTCCTCTCGCTGGCCGGCTTCCTCGTGATCGGCGCGACGCTCGGCCGCACGACCGCCCGCGCGATGGACGACCTCGCGACGAACGCGACCGCCCTCTCCCGCGGCGACACCGACATCGAAATCGACGACGACGGCCGACTCGACGAGGTCGGGCAGGTCCGAACCGCCTTCGAGGGCATCCGCCAGTACCTCGGGACGGCCGCAGCCCAGGCCGACGCCATCGCCCGCCAGGAGTTCGACGATCCCGCCCTCGAGCGGGACGTCCCCGGCCAACTCGGCGACTCCCTCGCGACGATGCGGCGCGAACTCGAGAGCTACATCGACGATCTCGAGGCCTCCAAAGCGGACGCCGAGGCGTCCAAGGAGGAGGCGGCCCAGGCTCGCCGCGAGGCCGAACAACTCGCCGAGCGCCTCGAGCGGAAAGCCGCCGAGTTCGGCGACGTGATGAACGACGCCGCCGAGGGTGACTTCACCCGGCGGCTCGACGAGGACGTCGACAACGAGGCGTTAGCCGAAATCGCGACCGCGTTCAACGGGATGCTCGAGGACCTCGAGGCGACGATCGTCGACATTCAGGAGCTGGCCGAGGACGTCGATCGGGTCAGCGCCGACGTGACGGGGCAGGTCGAGGAGATCGAACGGGCCAGCGGCGAAGTGAGCGAGTCCGCCGAGGAGATCGCCACCGCGACGGCGGACCAGAGCGACCGCTTCCAGGACGTCTACGGCGAGATGAACGACCTCTCCGCGACCGTCGAGGAGATCGCCTCGACCGCCGACGACGTCGCGACCGTCTCCGAAACCGCCGCCGACCGCGCCGAGGACGCCAGCGAGGCGACCGGCGAGATCCGGACGGAGATGAATCGGCTCGAGAACCGGGCGGAGGCGATCACCGACCAGGTCGCGCAACTGGACGAGGAGATGGACCAGATCCGCGAGATCGTCGATCTGATCGACGACATCGCCGAGCAGACGAACCTGCTGGCACTCAACGCGTCGATCGAAGCGGCCGGCGCCGGCGAGGAGGGCGACGGGTTCGCCGTCGTCGCGAACGAGGTCAAATCGCTCGCCGAGGAGACCGGCGAAGCGACCCAGGAGGTCGACGAGTTGATCAGCAGCGTCGAATCCTCGGTCGACGAGACGGTCGACGAGATCGACCGCATGCGCGAGCAGGTCGACGAGGGGACCGCGGTCGTCGACGACGGCATCGAAGCGATCGACGCGATCGCCGAGCAGGTCGAGGAGGCCAACGCCGGCGTCCAGTCGATCAACGACGCGACCGACGAGCAGGCCCGCGCCAGCGAACGCGTCGTCACCATGGTCGACGAGGCGACCGAGATCAGCGAGGAGACGAAAGACGAGACGGAAAACGTTGCCGCCGCCGCCGAAGAACAGACCGCGACTATCTCCGACGTCTCGGCCGGCACACAGTCGCTGACCGAGATGGCCGACGACCTCCGGACTTCGCTCGACGCATTCACCGTCGGGGACGAGACTCGCGGGGTCGACGGGGCGGAAGCCCTCGAGAACGCGGCTCGAGACGACGCCGGACTCGAAGCCGACTCCGACGACGACCACGCTCTCCCTGCGGACGGCACGGACGAGGACCCCCGCGCGCTCGAGGCCGCCGAAACGGACGCCGTGCCCGCGACCGACGAAACCGACGAGGTGCCTCCCGCTGACGAAACCGACGTCGTCCTCGAGTACGACGAACGCGACGACTCGAGCGGGGAGTAA
- the cofH gene encoding 7,8-didemethyl-8-hydroxy-5-deazariboflavin synthase subunit CofH, whose translation MEQPVTEADLAFDHVPETDQSFENALAKARDGDRLTVDDAIELLTTGTDSDGIDRRRKERVLEAADRRRAEVVGEEVTFTANLNNNVTTACNVGCLFCNFKDAAHTFERETEMETAGFTKTPEESREIVTDAVERGIYEVCSVSGLHPAFALDEEHREILDAHPNPKEVNYKPPEVYETSPGTYVDQIAAMSVDGVHVHSMTPEEAYHARRGTDWSYEEVYRRLKEAGLDTVPGTAAEILVEEVRDVICPGKIGTDDWLEAMEAAANVGLGMTATIMYGHVENEAHRALHLKRVRDLQDRTGNITEFVPLSFVHQNTPLFEHDVVSSGPSTDEDELMIAVSRLFLDNVDHVQSSWVKYGDEQGLKMLNCGADDFMGTILSEEITKRAGGGYGEFRSFDDYVEMIASIGRIPVERSTDYEKRRVIDPDDPPFGPELGPKADGTPLLEGDERAVPADD comes from the coding sequence ATGGAGCAACCGGTGACCGAGGCCGACCTGGCCTTTGACCACGTTCCCGAGACCGACCAATCGTTCGAGAACGCACTCGCGAAGGCGCGCGACGGCGACCGACTCACGGTCGACGACGCGATCGAGTTGCTCACCACGGGAACCGACAGCGACGGCATCGACCGCCGTCGCAAGGAACGGGTCTTAGAGGCCGCCGATCGGCGGCGCGCCGAGGTCGTCGGCGAGGAGGTCACCTTCACCGCGAACCTGAACAACAACGTGACGACGGCCTGTAACGTCGGCTGTCTGTTCTGTAACTTCAAGGACGCCGCCCACACCTTCGAGCGCGAGACCGAGATGGAGACGGCCGGCTTCACGAAGACGCCCGAGGAGTCCCGCGAGATCGTCACGGACGCCGTCGAACGGGGCATCTACGAGGTCTGTTCGGTCTCCGGGCTCCACCCCGCGTTCGCGCTGGACGAGGAACACCGGGAGATCCTCGATGCCCACCCGAACCCGAAGGAAGTCAACTACAAGCCGCCCGAAGTCTACGAAACCAGCCCCGGGACCTACGTCGATCAGATTGCGGCGATGAGCGTCGACGGCGTCCACGTCCACTCGATGACGCCGGAGGAGGCCTACCACGCCCGCCGCGGGACCGACTGGTCCTACGAGGAGGTCTATCGCCGACTGAAGGAGGCCGGTCTCGACACGGTGCCCGGCACTGCCGCCGAGATCCTCGTCGAGGAGGTCCGAGACGTGATCTGCCCCGGCAAGATCGGCACCGACGACTGGCTCGAGGCGATGGAAGCCGCGGCCAACGTCGGCCTCGGGATGACCGCGACGATCATGTACGGCCACGTCGAGAACGAGGCCCACCGCGCGCTCCACCTGAAACGGGTCCGGGACCTGCAGGACCGGACCGGGAACATCACGGAGTTCGTGCCCCTCTCCTTCGTCCACCAGAACACCCCGCTGTTCGAACACGACGTCGTCTCGAGCGGCCCGAGCACCGACGAGGACGAACTCATGATCGCCGTCTCGCGGCTCTTCCTCGATAACGTCGATCACGTCCAGTCCTCGTGGGTCAAGTACGGTGACGAGCAGGGGCTGAAGATGTTAAACTGCGGCGCGGACGACTTCATGGGGACGATCCTCTCGGAGGAGATCACCAAGCGCGCGGGCGGGGGTTACGGCGAGTTCCGCTCGTTCGACGACTACGTCGAGATGATCGCCTCGATCGGACGGATTCCGGTCGAGCGGTCGACCGACTACGAGAAACGGCGCGTCATCGATCCCGACGATCCGCCGTTCGGCCCCGAACTCGGGCCGAAGGCGGACGGAACGCCGCTGCTCGAGGGTGACGAACGAGCGGTGCCTGCGGACGACTGA